Proteins encoded in a region of the Halosimplex halophilum genome:
- a CDS encoding PHP-associated domain-containing protein — MAQGGASTDGESRVDLHVKIIDEGVVRRAKAVGLDAIVYAPHFTHLSTIRERAARFSDDELLVVPGREYFTGKWSARKHVLAVDPDEPVPDFLTLEDTMAEVAGHDAAILVPHPEFLTLSMTESDIAAHADAVDAVEVYNPKHWPWDDRRAREIARESGLPTYLSSYAHLTTTVGEAWVEFDRPIDSAGDLVDALRSGAPRRMYHRDGLAHSLKRRVEFAHLGWENSYDKFKRVVVEGDEPTHPAGDYPDRFADMNAYGTDGGLL; from the coding sequence ATGGCTCAGGGTGGCGCGTCGACCGACGGGGAGTCGCGCGTCGACCTCCACGTCAAGATCATAGACGAGGGGGTCGTCCGCCGCGCCAAGGCCGTCGGCCTCGACGCCATCGTCTACGCTCCCCACTTCACCCACCTCTCGACGATCCGCGAGCGCGCCGCCCGCTTCTCCGACGACGAGCTGCTGGTGGTGCCGGGCCGGGAGTACTTCACCGGCAAGTGGTCCGCCCGCAAGCACGTCCTCGCCGTCGACCCCGACGAGCCCGTCCCGGACTTCCTCACCCTCGAGGACACCATGGCCGAGGTCGCCGGCCACGACGCCGCAATTCTGGTCCCCCACCCGGAGTTTCTCACCCTCAGCATGACCGAGTCGGACATCGCGGCCCACGCCGACGCGGTCGACGCCGTCGAGGTGTACAACCCCAAACACTGGCCGTGGGACGACCGCCGCGCCCGCGAGATCGCCCGCGAGTCGGGGTTGCCGACGTACCTCTCCTCGTACGCCCACCTCACGACCACCGTCGGCGAGGCCTGGGTGGAGTTCGACCGGCCTATCGACTCCGCCGGGGACCTGGTCGACGCCCTCCGCTCGGGCGCGCCCCGCCGGATGTACCACCGCGACGGCCTGGCCCACTCGCTCAAGCGCCGCGTCGAGTTCGCCCACCTCGGCTGGGAGAACTCCTACGACAAGTTCAAACGCGTCGTGGTCGAGGGCGACGAACCCACCCACCCCGCCGGCGACTACCCCGACCGGTTCGCCGACATGAACGCCTACGGGACCGACGGCGGGCTCCTGTAG
- a CDS encoding ribonuclease BN — translation MTADTGADDDPAAGDERAASAGPDASPSPGSEGAGVDAEVAELREELESLRTRIDEKTVHRDEVREELRRYVRKRQRRGHATGWGPYLVLLYGTAMTIGAFYYLNNWAAVAAMLVVWLSTLGLYVFMVVLGSFLAAGRKAAGLTDLLGKFR, via the coding sequence ATGACCGCCGACACCGGTGCCGACGACGATCCCGCCGCGGGCGACGAGCGCGCCGCCTCCGCGGGCCCGGACGCGAGTCCGAGCCCGGGCTCGGAGGGGGCGGGCGTCGACGCGGAGGTCGCGGAGCTGCGCGAGGAGCTGGAGTCGCTGCGGACCCGTATCGACGAGAAGACGGTCCACCGCGACGAGGTCCGCGAGGAGCTGCGGCGATACGTCCGCAAGCGCCAGCGCCGCGGCCACGCGACCGGCTGGGGCCCCTACCTCGTGCTCCTCTACGGCACCGCCATGACCATCGGCGCCTTCTACTACCTGAACAACTGGGCCGCCGTCGCCGCCATGCTCGTCGTCTGGCTCTCGACGCTCGGCCTCTACGTCTTCATGGTGGTCCTCGGCTCCTTCCTCGCCGCCGGCCGCAAGGCCGCCGGCCTGACCGACCTCCTCGGGAAGTTCCGGTAG
- a CDS encoding YihY/virulence factor BrkB family protein translates to MQRESVGRRARAGGREAVAVGRAVVALVREREVTFLAAAIAYYAFVSLLPALLLLLVVASTLGGPELAAEVVAATGSVLSPVGQDLVRSTLVDAAGAAPATLVGVGLLVWSALKVFRGLDVAFSRIYGTDPADSLVGRVRDAAVALGAVAVGLAALVGVGVAVSLAGVALAGLLGTVALVVVLTVVFFPLFVVFPDTDARVGEALPGAVFAAVGWTLLGTGFRLYAGMAGQFDVYGVLGVVLLLVTWYYAGATVLLVGAALNAVLADRRTTNTKGEPGDSGGTRP, encoded by the coding sequence GTGCAACGGGAGTCGGTCGGCCGGCGGGCGCGAGCGGGCGGTCGGGAAGCCGTCGCCGTCGGGCGGGCGGTCGTCGCGCTGGTGCGCGAGCGGGAGGTGACCTTCCTGGCGGCGGCCATCGCCTACTACGCGTTCGTGTCGCTGCTGCCGGCGCTGTTGCTGTTGCTGGTCGTCGCGTCGACGCTGGGCGGCCCGGAGCTGGCCGCCGAGGTCGTGGCCGCGACCGGGAGCGTCCTGTCGCCGGTGGGTCAGGACCTCGTCCGGTCGACGCTGGTCGACGCCGCGGGCGCGGCGCCGGCGACGCTCGTCGGCGTCGGCCTGCTGGTCTGGAGCGCGCTGAAGGTGTTCCGCGGCCTGGACGTGGCGTTCTCGCGGATCTACGGCACCGACCCGGCGGACTCGCTGGTCGGCCGCGTCCGCGACGCGGCGGTCGCGCTGGGCGCGGTAGCGGTCGGCCTCGCGGCGCTCGTCGGCGTCGGCGTCGCCGTCAGCCTCGCCGGCGTCGCGCTGGCCGGCCTCCTCGGCACCGTCGCGCTCGTCGTCGTGCTCACCGTCGTCTTCTTCCCGCTGTTCGTGGTCTTCCCGGACACCGACGCCCGCGTCGGCGAGGCGCTGCCGGGGGCGGTCTTCGCCGCGGTCGGCTGGACGCTGCTGGGGACCGGATTCCGGCTCTACGCGGGGATGGCGGGCCAGTTCGACGTGTACGGGGTGCTGGGCGTCGTCCTCCTGCTGGTGACGTGGTACTACGCGGGGGCGACGGTCCTGCTGGTGGGGGCGGCGCTGAACGCGGTCCTGGCCGACCGCCGGACCACCAACACCAAGGGGGAGCCAGGCGACAGTGGAGGTACGCGCCCATGA